In one window of Hymenobacter nivis DNA:
- a CDS encoding AAA family ATPase, with protein sequence MTEQDVNALLAKLPVLKAEIGKVIVGQSAVLDEVLVALLAGGHALLEGVPGLAKTLLVRTLASATDLPFRRIQFTPDLMPTDILGTEVLEEDHGTGHRSFKFNPGPIFASLVLADEINRTPPKTQAALLEAMQEGHVTYAGQEHALPKPFFLLATQNPIEQSGTYPLPEAQLDRFLLYVRIGYPTEQEEMAVLSGTTGTAGALVRPVLGGDDVRQLQQLVRQVGLSPELLSFVNRLVRATRPATSEVKFIQDYGRWGAGPRAGQALILCAKARALLQGRFAATLDDIRALAPPVLRHRILLNFNAEAENLTPDDAVAALLQAVQV encoded by the coding sequence ATGACCGAACAAGACGTTAATGCCCTCCTCGCCAAGCTGCCGGTGCTGAAAGCCGAGATTGGCAAAGTCATCGTGGGGCAGTCGGCAGTGCTCGATGAGGTGCTGGTGGCGCTGCTGGCCGGCGGCCACGCCTTGCTGGAGGGCGTGCCCGGCCTGGCCAAAACCCTGCTGGTGCGCACGCTGGCGTCGGCCACCGATTTGCCGTTTCGCCGCATCCAATTCACGCCCGATTTGATGCCCACCGACATCCTCGGCACCGAGGTTTTAGAGGAGGACCACGGCACCGGGCACCGCTCGTTCAAGTTCAACCCGGGGCCCATTTTCGCCAGCCTCGTGCTGGCCGACGAAATCAACCGCACGCCGCCCAAAACCCAGGCCGCCCTGCTGGAGGCCATGCAAGAAGGCCACGTGACCTACGCCGGCCAGGAGCACGCGCTGCCCAAGCCGTTCTTCCTGCTGGCCACCCAAAACCCCATCGAGCAGAGCGGCACCTACCCGCTGCCCGAGGCCCAGCTCGACCGCTTTTTGCTGTATGTGCGCATCGGCTACCCCACCGAGCAGGAGGAAATGGCCGTGCTGAGCGGCACCACCGGCACCGCCGGGGCCCTGGTGCGCCCGGTGCTGGGGGGCGACGACGTGCGCCAGCTCCAGCAGCTGGTGCGCCAGGTGGGCCTCAGCCCCGAGCTGCTCAGCTTCGTAAACCGGCTGGTGCGTGCCACCCGCCCGGCCACGTCGGAGGTAAAGTTTATCCAGGACTACGGCCGCTGGGGCGCGGGGCCCCGGGCGGGCCAGGCGCTCATCCTCTGCGCCAAAGCGCGGGCGCTGCTGCAAGGCCGCTTCGCCGCCACCCTGGACGATATTAGGGCCCTGGCCCCGCCCGTGCTGCGCCACCGGATCCTACTGAACTTCAACGCCGAAGCCGAAAACCTGACGCCCGACGACGCCGTGGCCGCGCTACTACAAGCGGTGCAGGTGTAG